The segment CAAAGCACATATTAATAGATAAGGATGCTGATGGTAACATTACCACAGAGCTTTTCCGCGAGCAGCAAACATCAAAGGAGCTGTTGAGCATCCTTGGATACAGCGAAGCCAATTAATTGAAAAAAAATTATAACTTTAACGATAACACTAATTTTTTCCAATCTAAAACTATTAAAATCAAGCAATGAGCAAAAAGAATTACGCCGGGATACCAGACAAGTATGCACGCATAGACGAGGCAAAAGTGGTATTGATTCCGGTTCCTTATGATGGAACCAGTTCCTGGCAAAAAGGTGCAGATAAAGGTCCTGATGCTTTTCTAGAAGCTTCAGAGAATATGGAGCTTTACGATATCGAAACCCGCTCTGAGGTTTATAAAAAAGGTATCTACCTCGCCCCGGCAGTAACTGAAAATTCTTCTCCGGAAAAGATGGTGGAGGTGGTTCATAAGACTACCAAAAACTACATAAAACAGGAAAAGTTTGTAACTGTATTTGGTGGTGAACATTCTGTTTCTATAGGTACTATACGTGCTTTTAATGAATCTTTTGAAGATCTAACAGTTGTTCAAATTGATGCTCATGCTGATTTAAGGCCGGAATATGAAGGTTCTAAATGCAACCACGCCTGCGCTATTTACGAAGCAAGTAAAACCACCAACCTCATTCAGGTAGGAATACGATCAATGGATGTTTCTGAAGTTGATAATATGGATGAAAATCAGGTTTATTTTGCTCACAATTTGTATGAAGACTGGATGGATGACGCGATTGGCCAAATGACGCCCAATGTATTTATTACTATAGATCTGGACGCGTTTGATCCTTCCATTATGCCATCTACAGGAACTCCGGAACCAGGAGGATTGTTCTGGTATGAAACCCTGGAATTCCTGAAATTAATGTTCAAAAAGAAAAATGTAGTAGGATTTGACATTGTTGAACTTTGTCCAAATGAAAATGAAAGATCATCAGATTTTCTTGCTGCAAAACTGTACTATAAAATGTTGAGCTATAAGTTCAAATATTTAAATCATAATCCAGACGAAGACGAAGATGAGT is part of the Antarcticibacterium sp. 1MA-6-2 genome and harbors:
- the speB gene encoding agmatinase, coding for MSKKNYAGIPDKYARIDEAKVVLIPVPYDGTSSWQKGADKGPDAFLEASENMELYDIETRSEVYKKGIYLAPAVTENSSPEKMVEVVHKTTKNYIKQEKFVTVFGGEHSVSIGTIRAFNESFEDLTVVQIDAHADLRPEYEGSKCNHACAIYEASKTTNLIQVGIRSMDVSEVDNMDENQVYFAHNLYEDWMDDAIGQMTPNVFITIDLDAFDPSIMPSTGTPEPGGLFWYETLEFLKLMFKKKNVVGFDIVELCPNENERSSDFLAAKLYYKMLSYKFKYLNHNPDEDEDE